The Flavobacteriales bacterium genome includes a window with the following:
- a CDS encoding HPF/RaiA family ribosome-associated protein gives MKVQINTGGMIRGSQAFNASLTDLISEKLKRFDPYVTRIECYLKDVDGAKNGLDDKRCALEARVEGMQPFAVVSSADSYDRAVAEALARLEASLGSVIGKLTKHRV, from the coding sequence ATGAAAGTACAGATCAATACAGGAGGAATGATCAGGGGAAGTCAGGCATTCAATGCATCGCTGACTGACCTGATCTCGGAAAAATTAAAAAGATTCGATCCCTATGTGACCAGGATTGAGTGTTACCTCAAGGATGTGGATGGCGCAAAAAACGGACTGGATGACAAGCGCTGTGCATTGGAGGCACGTGTGGAAGGAATGCAACCTTTTGCCGTTGTAAGCAGTGCGGATTCGTATGACCGGGCAGTTGCTGAAGCCCTGGCCAGACTGGAAGCATCTCTGGGTTCGGTGATCGGAAAATTAACGAAGCACCGGGTGTAG